Within Acinetobacter sp. LoGeW2-3, the genomic segment CCTTGAGTTTTTAATACACCATATGGTGTAGGTTGGGCCAGATCTTTGGCAATCACCGTATCCGGATTTGAACCGGTATAACGGGCAGGAAAGGCGATTGGCTGATTACGCTGCCAACCATGATTAGCCAGATAATTGGCAATAGAACCAATGGCATCGGCTGCTGAATTGCGCAGGTCAATATGACCATTGCCATCATAGTCCACACCGAACTTGGTGATGTTACTTGGCATGAATTGCGGATAACCCACCGCACCTGCATAAGAACCCACTACAGATGATGTTGAAATGCCATCCTTATAGGACCATGCAATCAATGCAGAAAGCTCATCCTGGAAGTATTCATTGCGGCGGTCCCCATTAAATGCAAGGGTAGCGAGTGCATCACGGGTAATAAAAGAGCCTTTATTGCTGCCAAAACCGGTTTCTACCCCCAGAATTCCGAGAATAATCGCCTGTGGTACACCAAACTGCTGTTCAGCACGATTCAGGGTATCCGCATACTGCTGTTTAAAGCGTACCCCACGCTGAATAGTACTCTCAGCCAGGAAATTGGTTTTGTAGCTATACCACGGTTTAGATTCGCCTGGACGGCTCATGATGCTCAGTACATTGGGCAAATTACGTGTGCCATTCATGGACCAGTCAATCTGTTCACTGCTTAAACCATACTGTTGCATGGTTTTGATTTTAAAAGCGGAATAAGAAGGATGGGCCTGGAAATCATTGGCTTGGCTAAGGCCACTAAAACTTAGTGCAGCGAGTACTAGAGAAAGTTGTTTAAGTTTTTTATAAAAATGTGGTTTTAACATCTGACAGTGATTTCCAATTTCATGAATGAGTTGGCAATAGGGCATGCTGCAGTTCTATTTATGCCTGAAAAAAGAGGCAAAAAAAATCAATAAAATCTTGTAAACAGAACACAATTGCTCAGAACCATTAAAGATAACATTGACTGGATAATGACATCCAATTGCTTTGACAAAAAAAGACAAAGCATGGTTATTTTTGACGCATTTTTCCTGTGAATATGGATTTACTGTAACAAGCTATTTCATAGGCAATAAAAAAGCCTGACATCAGTCAGGCTTTTTTTATCAACTTATATTAAGGATAGAACAAAGTATCGTGGTATTCCGCCATTGCCTTTAGCTCATCCTTGTTCAATTTCAGGATGATTTTATCTGTAGCAATGTTAACTGCCTTAATCACCGCAGAAGCGCCGATATCGGCAGCCTTACGTTTAATCATGCCCAGATCCAGGGTTTTATTGAAATCGACCATGAAATGACGCACAGTCGCTTCGCCAAACTCTTTATAGAGATTGCTTAGTGTCTGTTTATCGATGTCATTCCCAGCTTTCACCTCAGCAAATTGATGCTTCAGATTGGTTACCAGATTAGCTTCCAGAGATTCACCGATGCGGAAGTTGCCTTCAGGATCCTTAAACAGACTGCGTTCAGAAAAGGCAATGGATTCACGGACCACATCATTGGAAGCTTTACCCAATAACTGTTTGAGTAAAACTGCCACGGTGGACTTTATATATCCCGCCAATTTTTCCGCAGTTTCACGCTTATCACTTGCCGGGAACTTGCGTACAAGTTCGGTCAAAATGGCATCGAT encodes:
- the mltB gene encoding lytic murein transglycosylase B; its protein translation is MLKPHFYKKLKQLSLVLAALSFSGLSQANDFQAHPSYSAFKIKTMQQYGLSSEQIDWSMNGTRNLPNVLSIMSRPGESKPWYSYKTNFLAESTIQRGVRFKQQYADTLNRAEQQFGVPQAIILGILGVETGFGSNKGSFITRDALATLAFNGDRRNEYFQDELSALIAWSYKDGISTSSVVGSYAGAVGYPQFMPSNITKFGVDYDGNGHIDLRNSAADAIGSIANYLANHGWQRNQPIAFPARYTGSNPDTVIAKDLAQPTPYGVLKTQGISPMNPIVKIDDLDLVNVIQLQENYGSIYYITYPNFQVITTYNRSRMYATALWLLGTEIVSR